A genomic window from Peromyscus maniculatus bairdii isolate BWxNUB_F1_BW_parent chromosome 1, HU_Pman_BW_mat_3.1, whole genome shotgun sequence includes:
- the Klk4 gene encoding kallikrein-4, which translates to MMVTARTPWGWFLGHLFLGVTGSLASSASGRIIQGQDCRPHSQPWQAALFSEDNVFFCSGVLVHPRWVLSAAHCLQDSYTVGLGLHSLEGSQEPGSRMLEAHLSIQHPNYNDPPYANDLMLIKLNESVMESSTIRRIPVASQCPTPGDTCLVSGWGRLRNGRLPSLLQCVNLSVVSEETCQLLYDPVYHLSMFCAGGGPDRKDTCNGDSGGPIVCNRSLQGLVSMGQGECGQPGMPSVYTNLCKFTTWIQTIIQTG; encoded by the exons ATGATGGTCACTGCGAGAACCCCCTGGGGCTGGTTCCTAGGGCATCTCTTCCTCGGGGTCACAg GATCCTTAGCCTCAAGTGCCAGCGGCCGGATCATACAAGGCCAGGACTGCCGTCCACACTCGCAGCCCTGGCAGGCGGCACTGTTCTCAGAAGACAATGTTTTTTTCTGCTCGGGCGTCCTGGTGCATCCGCGGTGGGTGCTGTCAGCCGCGCACTGCTTACAGGA TTCCTACACCGTGGGACTGGGCCTGCACAGCTTGGAAGGCTCCCAAGAGCCTGGCAGCCGGATGTTAGAGGCCCACCTCTCCATCCAGCACCCGAACTACAATGACCCTCCTTACGCCAACGATCTCATGCTCATCAAGCTCAACGAATCAGTGATGGAGTCTAGCACCATCAGACGCATCCCTGTGGCTTCCCAGTGCCCCACCCCTGGGGATACCTGCCTAGTCTCCGGCTGGGGTCGACTAAGGAACG GGAGACTGCCCAGCCTGCTGCAGTGTGTGAACCTCTCGGTGGTGTCGGAGGAGACTTGCCAGCTGCTGTATGACCCTGTGTATCACCTAAGCATGTTCTGCGCTGGAGGAGGACCTGACCGAAAGGACACGTGCAAT GGGGACTCTGGGGGTCCCATAGTGTGCAACAGATCCCTGCAAGGGCTCGTGTCTATGGGACAAGGAGAGTGTGGGCAGCCTGGCATGCCAAGTGTCTACACCAATCTCTGCAAGTTCACCACCTGGATCCAGACCATCATTCAGACCGGCTAG